One genomic segment of Primulina tabacum isolate GXHZ01 chromosome 9, ASM2559414v2, whole genome shotgun sequence includes these proteins:
- the LOC142555983 gene encoding peptidyl-prolyl cis-trans isomerase FKBP17-1, chloroplastic: MSIHLRLSPILPSPFSITRLPSYRTCALPTTRRKALSLFTFTSIFTGLCFSDPNHASSNPTISDFVELPDSGGVKALDLRVGEGGDTPVDGDKVAIHYYGRLAAKQGWRFDSTYDHKDENGEPVPFVFVLGSGKVISGVESAVRSMRVGGIRRIVIPPSRGYQNMSQEPIPPNFFDRQRLFTTIFNPTRLANGEGSTLGTLIFDIELVSLRR; encoded by the exons ATGTCCATTCACTTGAGACTCTCGCCTATTTTGCCCTCACCGTTTTCCATCACTCGGCTTCCTTCCTATCGCACATGTGCGTTGCCCACTACCAGAAGGAAAGCTCTCTCGCTGTTTACATTCACCTCCATTTTCACCGGACTGTGCTTCTCGGATCCTAATCACGCCTCCTCCAATCCCACCATTTCAGATTTTGTGGAGCTTCCCGACTCTGGCGGTGTCAAGGCTCTGGACCTTCGGGTTGGCGAAGGTGGGGATACTCCAGTTGATGGCGACAAG GTAGCAATTCATTATTATGGAAGATTGGCGGCAAAGCAGGGATGGCGCTTCGACTCGACCTATGATCATAAGGATGAAAATGGAGAACCTGTTCCTTTTGTATTCGTCCTTGGTTCCGGAAAA GTTATTTCTGGAGTGGAATCAGCTGTAAGATCAATGAGAGTTGGTGGCATTCGCAGAATCGTTATTCCACCATCTCGAGGatatcaaaacatgtctcaagaACCGATTCCACCGAAT TTTTTTGACAGACAGAGGTTATTTACCACGATCTTCAATCCAACACGCCTGGCCAATGGAGAAGGctcaactttaggaacactCATATTTGATATTGAGCTGGTCAGCCTCAGACGTTGA